AATATTTCTTTTTTTGCGGCTGCGAATGTAAATGATAATTAACAGTTGAAAACACAAAATTTGCCTAAGGGCTTTAAAAATACTATTGAAGCGTTAATTGGAGAGGAAAGTCCACTTTTTTTCGATGCTTTAGGCGAAGTATCGCCCGTGTCGGTACGTCAGAATCCGCTAAAGCCGAAAAAGGAATGGGAAAATGCTACGCCAATTTTGTGGTGTGCAACCGGAAATTACCTTGCAGAGCGCCCGTTGTTTACGGCCGATCCGCATTTTCATGCAGGAAACTATTATGTGCAGGAAGCAAGTTCAATGTTTCTTGAACAATTTGTAAAAGAAAATATTGCAAACGATGCCGCAGTTACCGCTTTAGATTTGTGTGCTGCACCGGGAGGAAAATCTACTCATTTAGTGGCATTGCTCCACCAAGAATCTACGGTTTTTTGTAATGAAGTAATACCGAAGCGCAATGCTGTTTTGTGCGAAAATATAACCAAGTGGGGAACAGCCAATGTAATTGTTACGCAGAACGAGGCAGGCGATTTTTTGCCGCTGCAAAATTTCTTTGATGTAGTGCTGATAGATGCGCCATGTAGCGGTGAAGGTATGTTTAGGAAAGATGCACGTGCCATAGAAGAGTGGAGCGAGAAAAATGTAGAAATATGCAGCCTTCGGCAGGCAGAAATTCTTGAAAATATAGTGGGTTCACTAAAGGAAAACGGCATACTTATTTATTCAACCTGCACTTTTGAAAAGGCCGAAAACGAAGAAAAAATTAAATGGCTTTGCGAAGAAAAGGGAATGGAAGAAATACGAATAAAGGCTGCTATTCCGGAGGGTGTAGTGGTTGCGGAACATGGCTACAGATTTTATCCGCATAAAGTA
This genomic stretch from Chitinophagales bacterium harbors:
- a CDS encoding RNA methyltransferase, which translates into the protein MKTQNLPKGFKNTIEALIGEESPLFFDALGEVSPVSVRQNPLKPKKEWENATPILWCATGNYLAERPLFTADPHFHAGNYYVQEASSMFLEQFVKENIANDAAVTALDLCAAPGGKSTHLVALLHQESTVFCNEVIPKRNAVLCENITKWGTANVIVTQNEAGDFLPLQNFFDVVLIDAPCSGEGMFRKDARAIEEWSEKNVEICSLRQAEILENIVGSLKENGILIYSTCTFEKAENEEKIKWLCEEKGMEEIRIKAAIPEGVVVAEHGYRFYPHKVKGEGFYIACVRKKKPFTAPSFDIKNYKKQVQAFTYKQVPAALSSIIENAERFKWFQFKNQYTFIEESAWQKLLTAEKFLNIKQAGTAVGEEKGKDIQLNHAAAISVNRNTHLPQIELSKSDALKFLKNESMHIEAPKGWLAVVFGNTCLGWAKSTGTRLNNHYPKEWKIRMDV